Part of the Sphingobacterium sp. LZ7M1 genome, TCTTCATTCGCTTATCAAGAGAAATGTTTCCAAAACGGTTTTTGCTTGTGCCAAACTTTGAAAATGATTATCTTCGTGCATGGATAATTTCATTGTCTCTGCGCGGAAATATAGGCCGGTCACATTTGACTCGGTGGTAGGGCAGCAACACATTACCGGAACACTTAAGAATGCAATACATAACAACCAGTTAGCTCAGGCATTTCTGTTCTGTGGACCTCGTGGTGTTGGTAAAACTACCTGTGCCCGTATTTTGGCAAAGACAATTAACTGTGAGCATATCACGGAATCGAATGAGGCCTGTGGGCAATGTGATAGCTGTAAGTCTTTCCAGAATGGGAATTCCTTCAGTATCCATGAGCTGGATGCGGCATCCAACAACTCGGTTGACGATATCCGTTCCTTGATCGATCAGGTGAGGATCCCACCTCAAACAGGTAAATACAAGATCTATATCATTGATGAGGTTCACATGCTTTCGCAACAGGCTTTCAATGCTTTTTTGAAAACCTTGGAAGAGCCACCTTCCTATGCGATCTTTATCTTAGCTACCACGGAAAAACATAAAATCCTTCCTACCATTCTTTCCCGTTGTCAAATCTTTGATTTCAACAGGATCAAAGTGGAGGATATGGCGAACCATCTTGCTGGCATTGCGGAAAAAGAAGCGGTGACCTATGAGATGGATGGCCTGCATGTCATTGCGCAGAAAGCTGATGGCGGTCTACGTGATGCACTTTCGATGTTTGACCAGATCGTTAGTTTTTCCAATAAGAACCTGACCTACCAAGCGGTAATCAACAATCTAAATATCTTGGATTATGATTACTACTTCCAATTGATGGATGCCATCGCCAGACAGGATGCTGCCAATACTTTATTGATTTTTGATAAGGTGTTGAACAACGGTTTTGATGGCGGTCATTTTATCGCAGGTTTATCTTCGCACATCCGTAATCTATTGGTGAGCAAGGAGCCAAGTACCTTGAAGTTATTGGAAGTCAGTGAAAACGTGAAGAAAAGATATCTGGAACAATCACAATCGCTTTCCAGCGGTCTGTTGTTATCTGCCTTGAATATCGCAAACCAATGTGAGGTCAATTATCGCAGCAGTAAGAACCAAAGATTGCAGGTGGAGCTTTCCTTGCTGAAAATGTGCCATATTGCGAGTGCAATTCAACTAGGAGCAGAAGGTCTACCAGCATTAGCTGAATTAAAAAAAAAACTCCCTAACCCAGGTGTAAGCCCTGCTGTTGCAAATGGCTCTGGGCCAGCTGCAATGGAGAAAACTGCTTCTCAGGCTGCTCAAACCGCTGCTCAACCTGCGGCAATGCCAAAGCCTGCGCCAAGTACTCCGGTATCCAAGCCGGCAGCTGCAAGTTCAAATCCTGTTCCAGCAACTGATACTCCTAAACCGGCCGCTAAAGGCTGGGGCAATATCAAGACTTCTATTTCCGTACCTAACCTGAATACGATCTTTGACGATAAAAAGGCAGAAGGTGACGATGAAAATGAATTGGTAGAAGGTAATGAATTCTATGAAGTTACCCAGAATGGATTTTTGAGCAAGTGGAACGAATTTGCTGAAATCCTTCGTAACGAGAGCAAGATTACCCTGTACACCATTATGACCTCGAATGCGCCAGTCCTGGAAGGGACGACCATCAAGGTGGAGGTTGAGAACATGGTGCAGATGGAAGAGCTTAAGTTAGGTAAGATCGACATGCTGAATTACCTAAGGGTGCAATTGCGAAACTTCTCCCTGGATATTGACGGGGTGATGGTAGAGAAGTCCAAAGAGCGCAAACCTTATACTTCACAGGAAAAATATCAGGCCATGGTTGCCAAAAACCCGATGCTTGATGAGTTGAGAAAAACATTTGATTTGGGTTTAAGCTAATCATTTTCTTTTCTACCTTTGTACGAATTATTTTTCAGGCTGTTAAGGCCTTTATCCATAATAAAAACACATGCAAAATTTTCAACGTAGGGACAGGTCCGAAAAGCGTGAGACAAATCAGATGGTATTTGGGATCCGTGCTGTCATGGAAGCCATTGATAGTGGAAAAGAAATTGAATCCTTATTTGTTCAACGTGGTCTGTCGGGACCTTTGTTTGCTGAATTCAAAGCTTTAGTAAAAGAGCAGAATGTTGCATTCCAACAGGTACCTATTGAAAAATTAAATAGAATTACGCGCAAGAACCATCAAGGTGTCATCGCCGTGATCTCTCCGATTACGTATCAGGACATTGAAGACCTATTGCCAACGATCTATGAAAAAGGGGAGACTCCTTTGTTGTTGATGTTGGATGGGGTTACCGATGTCAGGAATATGGGAGCGATAGCACGTACAGCGGAATGTGCTGGTGTGCATGCGATCATTGTTCCTAAAAAGGGTTCTGCGGAAATCAACCCTGATGCGATCAAAACTTCAGCCGGTGCTCTTTATAAGATTCCGGTGTGTAGACAGGATTCGCTAGGCCGTGTTGCAAAATTCTTGATTGATTCAGGAGTTCAATTGGTCGTGAGTACAGAAAAAACCAAGGAATCGATCTACGATGTGGATTATACCACGCCAAGCTGTATCATCATGGGTGCAGAGGATGTTGGTGTATCGGATGATTTGATCCGTATATCGGATAAATTAGCTAAGATCCCAATGTTCGGCGAGATTGAATCCCTGAATGTTTCGGTTTCAGCTGCCGTTGTAATTTATGAAGCGGTTAGACAGCGCAATATCTCCTAACCTTGGTGGATAGACTTAAAAAATCTGTAGCTAGGCATTTTAGGGTATATCGGTATGTGATGTACCGTGAGACCTTGGTGGATTTCAGGGAACATTTCTGGTCCTTTCTGGGTGCCTTTATTGGCATCGGGCTGATTGCTTTTATACAGTCGCTTCACTTTCCTCCTTTAGAAAATGTATTCTTAATAGGCTCCTTTGGAGCCTCTGCTGTTTTAGTTTATGGCGCTATCCAGAGTCCCTTGGCGCAGCCTAGGAACTTGGTTGGTGGACATGTAGTTTCGGCCATCGTTGGGGTGACCATAGCAAAGGTACTGCCGGATGTGATCTGGTTGACAGCTCCTTTAGCTGTAGCTAGCTCTATTGTTGCGATGCAGTTCAGCAGGACCTTGCACCCGCCCGGTGGAGCAACGGCATTGATTGCAGTTAGTGGGGGAGCCAAAATCACGGAATTAGGCTATCTCTATGTCTTAGCGCCAGTCCTGTTGGGGACATTGATCTTGCTGTTGGTGGCATTGATATTTAACAATATCACCAAGAAAAGACATTATCCAGTCCGATATTCCCGATTGAGGAGATCAAGACGAAAGCAATTGAAGCAACGATTTGAAAGATTTAAGGCCAATATTTGAATATTGGTCTTTTTTATTTGCGATAATTGCATGTTTATGCGTTTTTTATTTTGAATATCAGAATAAACGAATAACTTTACGGCAATCTACCGAATGTCCAATGAAACACCTAACTATCCTAAATGGCCTGGCCATTTTTGCGCTTTCGCTTGGCAGTACATGTTATGTGCAGGCGCAAAGCCCTTTAAAGATCGAGGAAGCCATCTTAAAGGATCAGAAAAACTTTTACTATGTTGATTTCAAGAAATATCCTAAGTCGTTGAACAATCTTCCGATCGGTGTTTTTGATTCCGGTACGGGTGGTTTGACCGTGTTGGATGCACTCGTAAATTTCGATGAACATAACAATCGCTCGAGATCGAAGGAAAAGGATGGCGTGCTTGATTTCAAGCAGGAGAATTTTATCTATTTGGCGGACCAGGCGAATATGCCTTATGGAAATTACCATTCCGCTGAAAAGGATGATCTTCTGGTTGAACATATCATCAAGGATTTTCAGTTCTTGCTTTCGAACAAATATTATCCTAACTATCAGGCTTCAAAATTCAACAGTGATAAGGAAAAGGTGAAGGCAATAGTGATTGCCTGCAATACAGCAACAGCATATGGGTATAAGGATGCTGAAGCCTTTATGAAAAAGACCAATCTTGATATTCCTGTGATCGGTGTCATCAATGCAGCTGCACGAGGAACGTTGGCACTGTTTGATAAAGATGAGTCGGGCTCTATAGCGGTATTTGCTACCGTGGGGACCATTGCATCTGGCGGATATGAACGAACGATAAAAGAGCAGATCGCTCTTGCTGGCCATACTGGGGACTTGCAGATCTTTAATCAAGGTGGGCATGGCGTAGCTGAGGCCGTGGATGAAGAACCAGATTTCATAAAGACCAGTGCCAATGCACCGCGGGCCGATTATAGAGGACCTTCCTTAGATAACAAGGACTATAAGATCGACCGTACGCTCATGGATATCTATAATTTTAATTTTGATAAAAACCAGATGCTCTGTGATAGCAAGGATACAGAAGATTGCACGATGATGCAGATCAATTCTTCGGAAAACTATATCCGTTATCATTTGGTGAGTTTGCTGGAACAGATGCGTAAGACGGAAGGTGCTAAGCCATTGAAAGCGATGGTTTTAGGTTGTACGCATTATCCTTATCTGGTCAAGGAAATTAATCAGGTGTTAGGCGAGTTGAAGGAATATAAAGGGAATGATGGAGCGTATAAATACAAGGCTTTGATCGATAATGAAGTCCATATCATTGACCCATCTGTTTTTGTTGCCCGTGAATTATATGATGCCTTGGAAGAGCAGGAGCTGTTTAATTCCAAGGGGGATATGTTGAATAATTCGGAGTTTTATATCTCCGTTCCAAACCAAGATAATAAATCGGTTCAATTGGAGGGGGGAGAAGCTAGGTTTACCTACGACTATAAATATGGGAGGAAGGAAAATGAGATTCAGGAGTATGTGAAGGTTGTGCCTTTTGATCGAGGAAATATATCGGACATGACCTTGGAGAGGTTTAGGAACGTTATACCAAATACCTATGAGTTGATGCGTAACTTTTCAGAGGGCAATAGCAAGATGAAAGGACATGCTGAAGAGATCAGGATCAAGTAATAAAAAAATAAGCTCCAAATTTGGAGCTTATTTTTTTATTTTCTAATATCTGTTTCTAGACTCTCTGTCTTTGCGTTTTCCGGAGAAATCACGGAAACCACCGCCAGATCCGCCTCTGTCGCCCCTGTCTCTACGACCAGAACCACCTCCGCGATATCCGCCTCTGTCTCCACCTCTATCACCTCTGTCTCTACGGTCACCACCGCCGAAACCACCAGAACGACGTCTTCCGCCTCTGTCTGATGAAGGTCTGTCGCCAGAAACTTCGATTCTAACGTCTCTACCGTTAAAGTCTACACCTTTGAATCCTTGGAATACACTGTCTACGTCAGCATCAAGTACTTCGAAGAAAGTGAATACACCTTTAAGGTCTATTTTACCAACTGATTTACCTGAGATCTTACCTTTGTTACAGATGTAAGAAAGCATGTCTCCACGGCTGAACTCATCCACCGATCCCAAGTTGATAAACAAACGGGTATAACCTTTGGATCCAGTACGACGCTCACCTCTTTCACCACGTTCGCCTCTTGCTTCGCGGGCTTCCATGTTCAAGTCAGGAGCATCTTGGTAGTAGTTCAAGAATCTGTTGAATTCCAAAGAAGCGAATTTTTTGATTACTTCTTCTTTAGAAAGATCTTGCAAACTTTCCATGATCTGAGGTAAGAAAGCAGTGATCTGATCTTCATGTACTTCTACGTTGTGTACTTTGTCAACAAGAGAGAGCAATTGTTTTTCACATACTTCAGTACCCTGAGGAACTTGTTTGCGGATAAATTCTTTTCCGATAATCTTTTCGATATGACGGATTTTGCTCATTTCTTTCACATTGATCAATGAGATCGAAATACCAGTTTTACCGGCACGAGCGGTACGACCAGAACGGTGCGTATAGTTTTCAGTTTCGTCTGGTAATGAATAGTTGATTACGTGTGTTACGTCGTTCACGTCGATACCACGAGCTGCAACGTCAGTAGCAATCAATAATTGCAAGTTGCGTTCGCGATAGCGTTTCATTACTTTATCACGTTGCTGTTGCGAAAGATCACCGTGCAGGGAGTCGGCGTTGTAGCCGTCTTTGATCAATGCTTCAGCGATTTCTTGCGTTTCAATTTTAGTACGGCAGAATACGATACCAAAGATTTCAGGGTAATAGTCGACGATACGTTTAAAAGCAGCGTATTTGTCTTTCGCCTTGATCATGAAGTATTGGTGCTCGATATTCTCGTTACCCGTATTCTTGGTTCCTACAGTCAACTCTTTCGGGTCGTTCATGTAGTTCTGCGCGATACGGCGCACTTCTTTAGGCATGGTTGCGGAAAACAACCAAGTTTTTTTGTCGTCAGGAGTTTCAGAAAGGATATTGTTAATGTCCTCTTGGAATCCCATGTTCAACATTTCGTCAGCTTCGTCAAGCACTACATAGCGAACATTGGAGAAGTCAATGGCATTACGGCCAATGATATCCAACATCCTTCCTGGAGTGGCAACAACGATTTGAACACCACGACGAATCTGGCGTAATTGATCACCGATATTGGCACCGCCATAAACGGCAACCACATGTACGTTATCGATGTACTTGGCAAATTTTTCTAGGTCTCTTGCGATTTGCAAACATAGCTCACGCGTTGGACATAGAACCAATGCTTGAGGTTGTTTTGATGAAAAGTCTAGTTGTTCTAAAAGTGGAAGACCAAATGCCGCTGTCTTCCCTGTACCTGTTTGGGCTAATCCGACAAAATCGTCGTTACCAGTCAGTAATACAGGAATGGCTTTTTCCTGGATGGGAGAAGGTTTCTCGAAACCTAACTCAGTGATGGCATTAACAATCTCTTCACGGATTCCCAGTTCTAAAAATGGGTTCATGAAATAAAATATACAATAGGCACTATTGCCTAAGGCGGTGCAAAGGTAATTACAATAATTGATAAATCCTAATTTTCAATACTTTGTGGATTAAAAAATGTTTTATTTCCGATTTTCGGAATAGGTCCACAAATAGATTTGCTGTAATTTCTTTATCTACCTATTAAACAATGGTTTTTTATTAAGGTTTTGGTTTAATTATCGATACTTATAAAAGAAATTTGAGGATTTTGCTGGATGTAGCAAAAAAGTGATAAATGTATTGGGTTTAATTATTCTGTATTGATTGAATCCTGCCAATAATTATTCTGATAGTTCTTGTCTAGAACGAATGATTGCAAAGAAATAAGGTTAAATCATTGTAGTTTTTAATTTATTAGCGTCCTTGCTAATGAATTGTTAATGAATTGTAATCTATTTTAATTTTTTTGTAGGTTTGATTCTTTAATTATTCATCTAAATTTATGTGGTATAAAAAATCTATTACAAAATTAATTTCTGAAGCTGAACAGAGCGGCGAAGGTACCCTGAAACGGACCTTGTCCAGTTCTGGCCTGATTGCTTTGGGGATTGGAGCCATTATCGGTGCGGGACTATTCTCTTTGACAGGGATTGCTGCTGCTGACCATGCTGGTCCCGCGGTAATGATATCTTTTGTTATTGCTGCGGTAGGCTGTGCATTTGCTGGGCTATGTTATGCGGAGTTTGCTTCCATGATTCCTGTTGCAGGAAGTGCCTACACCTATTCCTATGCGACCATGGGCGAGTTTATGGCTTGGATCATCGGTTGGGACCTTGTACTTGAATATGCTTTGGCTGCTGCTACCGTTGCGGTGAGCTGGTCGCAATATGTCAATGAGCTGTTCTTATTGATAGGGGTCCATCTCCCCCAGGAGGTGCTAGCAGGACCATTTGAAGGCGGGGTAATCAACTTGCCTGCCATTATCATCGTTTGTCTCTTGTCGCTGCTGCTGATGCGCGGAACGCAGGAGTCTTCCTTTGTCAATAACATCTTGGTTGTTTTGAAGGTGGCTGTGGTGATCTTGTTTATCGTATTGGGCTGGCAATTTATCGATCCTGCAAACCATACGCCATTGATCCCTACAAACGAAGGTGAGGAAATGGTGAAGACTGGGCAAATGGGATTCTGGGAGTTCTGGAATAGTGATTATCGGGGACACTATGGCTGGACAGGGATTCTACAGGCTGCAGGGGTTGTGTTCTTTGCATTTATTGGTTTTGATGCGGTAAGTACTGCTGCGCAGGAAGCGAAAGATCCTAAGAAAGGCATGCCTATCGGGATTATCGGTTCATTGATCGTTTGTACTATATTATATGTGCTGTTTGCTTATGTTATGACAGGTTTGGCACCTTACACTGTGTTCAGTGGTGATGCAAAACCCGTAGCGACGGCATTTGAAAAAACTGGCTATCATTTCTTGAATACGGCGATGATCGTGACAATCATTGCTGGATATACATCGGTGATCCTGGTGATGTTGTTGGGTCAGAGCCGCGTATTCTATTCGATGAGTAAGGATGGTCTGTTGCCTAAATTGTTCTCGGACCTTTCTAAACGTCAGACGCCTTGGAAAACAAACTTGATCTTTATGATCTTCGTAAGTTTGTTTGCTGGATTTGTGCCGGTTTCAGATCTAGGGCACATGGTAAGTATCGGAACATTATTTGCCTTTACATTAGTGTGTATCGGAGTGTTGGTGTTGCGTAAGACCAATCCGAAGCTTGAGCGTCCGTTTAGGACACCTTTGGTGCCTTTGGTGCCAATATTAGGTATCTTGGTGTGTGTGCTGATGATGGCGGGTCTTCCGATCGAGAGCTGGGAGCGTTTAGGAATCTGGATGGCAATCGGTGTTGCATTCTATTTCTTGTACGGACATAAACATTCCAAGATCAGGAAAGAGAAAGAAGCAGAAGCTTCTGGAACTTCTGAGTAAGGATAATCATATTTAATCATTGGGGTAGGGCACAGGCTTTCTACCCCTTTTTATTTTAACCATACATTAACTTATGGACACGATAAATAATGGGGATTTTTGTCAAGTAATCGCAGGGACCCATAAAGGGAAATCGGGTAGGGTGAATGATCTGCATGTAAGCAAGACCGGACATCAAACCCTTACGGTGGAACAGGATTCAGGAGTACGCTTTAAGACACTATTGAAAAATGTAGTCAAATTGTTGGAAGGCTAATTTCCTGTAGGAAAGAAAAGGCCTAGATAGGGCTAAAAATAAGAAGGACCTGCAGATGCAGGTCCTTCTTGATTGTATGTTGTTTAGCTTAATGCAAGTTGTTCCTAGAATAAGGTAAATTCAACACGTCTGTTCAACTGACGTCCTTCTGGCGTACTGTTGGTAGCGATAGGTTGGTTAGGACCATAACCTGTAGCTTCGATACGTGATGCATTGGCACCTTTAGATACTAAGTAAGCTTTAACTGATTCTGCACGTTCTTTTGACAAACGTAAGTTCAATTGAAGTGAACCTGTGTTATCGGTGTGACCGGCAAGTTTTAAGCTGAAGTTTTTCTCGATCAATAAAGCTGCAACTCTATTCAATGATTCGTAAGATGAAGGGCGGATAGTAGCTTTGCTCAAGTCAAATTCCAAGTTTTTGATAGCTTCATCAACAACTTTTCTATCTTCTTCAGTCACTACGATTTTCTCAATCACTTTGGTCTCGTGTTTAGCTTCTGGAAGTGGACATCCTGAACCGTCAACTTTAGTTCCTGCAGGAGTATCTGGACATTTGTCAAATTTGTTAGCAACACCGTCGCCATCACTATCTTCTAAGCCAGCATTGATTTCATCCATGTTGGACTGTAATTTTTCATTTGCAGCAACCAAAGCATCACGCTCTGCTTTTAACTCATCATATCTTGCAGCCATTGTTGCCACAGGGTTTGAGTTTCCAAGGTAAGGTTTGCTTCCGTCACCCAATGCAACCTCTAGACCAGCATGTGCATAGGAGAACAGGTCGTTTTTGTATTGATCACCACGAACTCCATCAAAGTTTTGGTTTGCCCAGTTCAACTGGTAACCCAAGTCGATGTTGATTCCTTTCGCCACTGCGAATTTGAAACCAGCGTCAACTGGAACGAAAAGTTTTGTTTGAGATTCTGCAGTAGTTGAAGTTTCACCGATTTTCGTAGTGGTTTCGAAACTCATTGCACCTACACCGACAGCGAAGTAAGGTTTGATGATACTGTTGAAGAACCTCCAGTTTGTATTTGCCATAGTGAACTCACCAGATAGGGCTGCTGACCAAGGCATTTTAGTTTCAAACTCGGAAATTGCTGCGCCAGCAGTTTCATTGACACCGCCAACTTTACCGCCCATGTATTGAGCTTTAATTCCGAAAGATGGGGAGATTTGGTTCTTAACATACGCAGAGTAACCTACGTTGTGGTTTAATTTATCGAATCCAGCTCTGTTGAAGCCGAAAATGTTTGATTGATTAAGGACCCCTGCATTTACTCCGATGGACCAAGTTCTGTACTGGGTAGTTGGACCTAAAGTAGTCGTGCCTTCAACGGTAGCTGTGTTGGTTTGAGCGAAAGTAGCAGAAGAGATTAAAACAGCAGCAGCTAATGCGCTAACTTTTTTAAAGTAAAGTGTTTTCATAATATTATATGCTTTTATGCCAAAGGCATGGCAAATTTGTTGCCAAAACAACTTGTTTTGGCAACTCAGCCTAAAATATCATGATTTTGTAGTGAAAAACCTATAATTATGCCTTCAAAACCCTTGCAAAGAACGTTGGGATCTGGATGTTAAAAGCCATTTTCTTGATGACATTGGACTCCGTCAATTGCCTGAACACACTTTTCTTGCTTTTTGTCAAGATCAGGATGTCTGCCTGTTCATCCAATAGGACGGAAGTGATTGCCTGTGCAACAGTTTCCTTCTGGCGCATGAACAAGGTCTGCGGTTTGATGATATAGGAGATGTCAGAAATGCCTAGTTCGGTTTCGATTCTGTCGATCCAAACCTTAAAATCAGCATCAATATCTTTAATAGGCCTGTCGTTGGTGTTCACGTGGATCAATATCAGTCTGTAATCAGCCTTGAACAAAGGAGCTGCCTGTTGTAAAGCAGTAAGTTCAGCTTCCTTGAAATTACAAAGCAAGGCTATACTGTCCTTTTTAAAGACGGTAGAGGTTTCTGGAACCGCCAATACCGGTGTAGTGGTGTTTAATATGGTATCATAGGTGTTGCTGCCGATAAATACAGCATCTAACCCAGAAGCACCTTGAGTTCCCATGACAACGGCATCATAGGCAGTAGCGTTAGTTACGGCTTTGATTTCATCGTAAAGATTTCCATCCTTAA contains:
- a CDS encoding DNA polymerase III subunit gamma/tau, coding for MDNFIVSARKYRPVTFDSVVGQQHITGTLKNAIHNNQLAQAFLFCGPRGVGKTTCARILAKTINCEHITESNEACGQCDSCKSFQNGNSFSIHELDAASNNSVDDIRSLIDQVRIPPQTGKYKIYIIDEVHMLSQQAFNAFLKTLEEPPSYAIFILATTEKHKILPTILSRCQIFDFNRIKVEDMANHLAGIAEKEAVTYEMDGLHVIAQKADGGLRDALSMFDQIVSFSNKNLTYQAVINNLNILDYDYYFQLMDAIARQDAANTLLIFDKVLNNGFDGGHFIAGLSSHIRNLLVSKEPSTLKLLEVSENVKKRYLEQSQSLSSGLLLSALNIANQCEVNYRSSKNQRLQVELSLLKMCHIASAIQLGAEGLPALAELKKKLPNPGVSPAVANGSGPAAMEKTASQAAQTAAQPAAMPKPAPSTPVSKPAAASSNPVPATDTPKPAAKGWGNIKTSISVPNLNTIFDDKKAEGDDENELVEGNEFYEVTQNGFLSKWNEFAEILRNESKITLYTIMTSNAPVLEGTTIKVEVENMVQMEELKLGKIDMLNYLRVQLRNFSLDIDGVMVEKSKERKPYTSQEKYQAMVAKNPMLDELRKTFDLGLS
- the rlmB gene encoding 23S rRNA (guanosine(2251)-2'-O)-methyltransferase RlmB — its product is MQNFQRRDRSEKRETNQMVFGIRAVMEAIDSGKEIESLFVQRGLSGPLFAEFKALVKEQNVAFQQVPIEKLNRITRKNHQGVIAVISPITYQDIEDLLPTIYEKGETPLLLMLDGVTDVRNMGAIARTAECAGVHAIIVPKKGSAEINPDAIKTSAGALYKIPVCRQDSLGRVAKFLIDSGVQLVVSTEKTKESIYDVDYTTPSCIIMGAEDVGVSDDLIRISDKLAKIPMFGEIESLNVSVSAAVVIYEAVRQRNIS
- a CDS encoding HPP family protein, translating into MDRLKKSVARHFRVYRYVMYRETLVDFREHFWSFLGAFIGIGLIAFIQSLHFPPLENVFLIGSFGASAVLVYGAIQSPLAQPRNLVGGHVVSAIVGVTIAKVLPDVIWLTAPLAVASSIVAMQFSRTLHPPGGATALIAVSGGAKITELGYLYVLAPVLLGTLILLLVALIFNNITKKRHYPVRYSRLRRSRRKQLKQRFERFKANI
- a CDS encoding glutamate racemase, producing MKHLTILNGLAIFALSLGSTCYVQAQSPLKIEEAILKDQKNFYYVDFKKYPKSLNNLPIGVFDSGTGGLTVLDALVNFDEHNNRSRSKEKDGVLDFKQENFIYLADQANMPYGNYHSAEKDDLLVEHIIKDFQFLLSNKYYPNYQASKFNSDKEKVKAIVIACNTATAYGYKDAEAFMKKTNLDIPVIGVINAAARGTLALFDKDESGSIAVFATVGTIASGGYERTIKEQIALAGHTGDLQIFNQGGHGVAEAVDEEPDFIKTSANAPRADYRGPSLDNKDYKIDRTLMDIYNFNFDKNQMLCDSKDTEDCTMMQINSSENYIRYHLVSLLEQMRKTEGAKPLKAMVLGCTHYPYLVKEINQVLGELKEYKGNDGAYKYKALIDNEVHIIDPSVFVARELYDALEEQELFNSKGDMLNNSEFYISVPNQDNKSVQLEGGEARFTYDYKYGRKENEIQEYVKVVPFDRGNISDMTLERFRNVIPNTYELMRNFSEGNSKMKGHAEEIRIK
- a CDS encoding DEAD/DEAH box helicase translates to MNPFLELGIREEIVNAITELGFEKPSPIQEKAIPVLLTGNDDFVGLAQTGTGKTAAFGLPLLEQLDFSSKQPQALVLCPTRELCLQIARDLEKFAKYIDNVHVVAVYGGANIGDQLRQIRRGVQIVVATPGRMLDIIGRNAIDFSNVRYVVLDEADEMLNMGFQEDINNILSETPDDKKTWLFSATMPKEVRRIAQNYMNDPKELTVGTKNTGNENIEHQYFMIKAKDKYAAFKRIVDYYPEIFGIVFCRTKIETQEIAEALIKDGYNADSLHGDLSQQQRDKVMKRYRERNLQLLIATDVAARGIDVNDVTHVINYSLPDETENYTHRSGRTARAGKTGISISLINVKEMSKIRHIEKIIGKEFIRKQVPQGTEVCEKQLLSLVDKVHNVEVHEDQITAFLPQIMESLQDLSKEEVIKKFASLEFNRFLNYYQDAPDLNMEAREARGERGERGERRTGSKGYTRLFINLGSVDEFSRGDMLSYICNKGKISGKSVGKIDLKGVFTFFEVLDADVDSVFQGFKGVDFNGRDVRIEVSGDRPSSDRGGRRRSGGFGGGDRRDRGDRGGDRGGYRGGGSGRRDRGDRGGSGGGFRDFSGKRKDRESRNRY
- a CDS encoding amino acid permease yields the protein MWYKKSITKLISEAEQSGEGTLKRTLSSSGLIALGIGAIIGAGLFSLTGIAAADHAGPAVMISFVIAAVGCAFAGLCYAEFASMIPVAGSAYTYSYATMGEFMAWIIGWDLVLEYALAAATVAVSWSQYVNELFLLIGVHLPQEVLAGPFEGGVINLPAIIIVCLLSLLLMRGTQESSFVNNILVVLKVAVVILFIVLGWQFIDPANHTPLIPTNEGEEMVKTGQMGFWEFWNSDYRGHYGWTGILQAAGVVFFAFIGFDAVSTAAQEAKDPKKGMPIGIIGSLIVCTILYVLFAYVMTGLAPYTVFSGDAKPVATAFEKTGYHFLNTAMIVTIIAGYTSVILVMLLGQSRVFYSMSKDGLLPKLFSDLSKRQTPWKTNLIFMIFVSLFAGFVPVSDLGHMVSIGTLFAFTLVCIGVLVLRKTNPKLERPFRTPLVPLVPILGILVCVLMMAGLPIESWERLGIWMAIGVAFYFLYGHKHSKIRKEKEAEASGTSE
- a CDS encoding KOW motif-containing protein gives rise to the protein MDTINNGDFCQVIAGTHKGKSGRVNDLHVSKTGHQTLTVEQDSGVRFKTLLKNVVKLLEG
- a CDS encoding OmpA family protein codes for the protein MKTLYFKKVSALAAAVLISSATFAQTNTATVEGTTTLGPTTQYRTWSIGVNAGVLNQSNIFGFNRAGFDKLNHNVGYSAYVKNQISPSFGIKAQYMGGKVGGVNETAGAAISEFETKMPWSAALSGEFTMANTNWRFFNSIIKPYFAVGVGAMSFETTTKIGETSTTAESQTKLFVPVDAGFKFAVAKGINIDLGYQLNWANQNFDGVRGDQYKNDLFSYAHAGLEVALGDGSKPYLGNSNPVATMAARYDELKAERDALVAANEKLQSNMDEINAGLEDSDGDGVANKFDKCPDTPAGTKVDGSGCPLPEAKHETKVIEKIVVTEEDRKVVDEAIKNLEFDLSKATIRPSSYESLNRVAALLIEKNFSLKLAGHTDNTGSLQLNLRLSKERAESVKAYLVSKGANASRIEATGYGPNQPIATNSTPEGRQLNRRVEFTLF
- a CDS encoding universal stress protein, which produces MSKLLIPIDFSENSDNAIHYACQVAQQGGQEIDLIHVFSSHSNTYANVKGETPLNDPRVPEAEQNMVDTLAKYQQEFPNVKLNSIFKDGNLYDEIKAVTNATAYDAVVMGTQGASGLDAVFIGSNTYDTILNTTTPVLAVPETSTVFKKDSIALLCNFKEAELTALQQAAPLFKADYRLILIHVNTNDRPIKDIDADFKVWIDRIETELGISDISYIIKPQTLFMRQKETVAQAITSVLLDEQADILILTKSKKSVFRQLTESNVIKKMAFNIQIPTFFARVLKA